The sequence below is a genomic window from Cryptosporidium parvum Iowa II chromosome 6, whole genome shotgun sequence.
gtaaataattaataaaagaataattcaTCCAAGTTCCCATTGAAACTAAGTAAGAAGTCTTGTTTTAAAAGATAAACTTCAACTcgagaaaaaaaaatggcaGATACTGAACAAAAGAAGAGAACCTTCAGAACTTATAGTTACAGAGGTGTTGACCTCGACAAGCTCCTTACCATGAAATTGGATGAGGTTGTTGAGCTTTTACCAGCACGTAAAAGACGTAAGATAGCCAGAGGTTGTCTTAACAGAAGAACTGCAGCTTTTATCGCAAAGCTCCGCAAATCTAAGGCTGAATGTCCAATGGGAGAGAAACCTGTTGCTGTTCGTACCCATTTACGTAATATGGTTATCCTCCCAGAAATGGTTGGTTCTGTTGCAGGTGTCTACAATGGTAAGACTTATGTTACTGTTGAAATTAAGCCAGAAATGATTGGAATGTACCTTGGAGAGTTCTCTATCACTTACAAGCCAGTACGTCATGGTAAGCCAGGTGTTGGTTCAACCAGTTCTTCCAGATTCATTCCTCTAAAGTAAAAGGTTATTTTAAGTTACCACCATTATttataagaaaatatttggtGCGTATTATTGATTGGCCCTACCATATTCTATTTACAGAAAAGTTTGTTAACTTTGGAAATATAATAACATGGTCTCTTCTTAAGGGAAATAATCCAgtactttcttttttttcatgtGCTCGGTATGTTCTGAAATCTAAGGTTGAGAGGATATTGAAGGAGGGGGTCctcattttttgtattattattccttAGAAAAATGGCTCGACCTGCAATTGAAGTAAACAATGAAGAATAGAAGAAGATGGAATTTGGCATGTAGCTTATTATGAGAGCTTTACAATCATTAACACTGATTTTGTTGAGTATTTGGTACcttttcttaaaatttggactattccaaaatatttaactaTAACTCACATTTCAAATCTTATTCTAAAACCTTTATTGATTATATACAATACATCATTATTGTATCGTTTCATGCTCTAAATTCCATTAAAGTTGAATAAAACTAACAGCCGCCCCTCCAGTCTTGAAACTATTGGTAATAGatgtataaatatatatgtatGAGAGACTTCAGCTTCACCATTGTTTGGTCTTGGACAAGACAGCCTAAATAATTGATGAACAAAACGATATTGAACTGTCAATTTCTCCTTGAAGTATGCCGCTACACTGACTTTGTCTGATTATCAAGTCAATTCCGCATGATTATACCTCCCTAGTGTATATTATGTTGGTGTAGTATGGTCATGTTTATGATGATTATGATGTGGGTCTCTGAATACTGATTGTTTACTATTCTAATAAGGTGAAAAGTTTTGAtgaatattgataaaaacCATTGACTAGCTTTTTTTCAAGAGAGGCTATATATCgatattttattcattttagTTCACTTTCTTTTTAGATAGAGGAGGatctttataatttttcagAGTTTTTactcttttctttatttcctttCCCACTGCATTTTATATTTACCTTTTAAATAATCGATATCAATTCTAATGCATTATGCCTTTGCCTTTCTATGTGACCACTTTTTCCCCACCCGCTAATTTTCTCTTTTGATGcatttcttttcttccCATCAACATAATTTTTCACAAATATGGCGCCTAAATGCGAGACGACAATGACCCGGTACTGAAACTTTATGGCGCCAttctaaaatattaatttttatttgtaaatagattttaattatatttaattattataatataattaactatttacaaaaagagtcatttaaagaaaattttttttgccttaaaagaaaatttacttcttttaaaataacaaatttttgaaattttgggacttttgtaattttaaagtatttCCAGAAATGACTTTTGCAAGACCAATTGTTAGTGTTTTTCCATCAAACGACTCTACAAAGGCTACTTCCAGTATTCCTTTGCCAACAGTCTTTGTTTCTCCATTAAGACATGATCTTGTTCGTTATGTTTTCACCAATATGTCAAAGAACAAGAGACAAGCTTATGGTGTTTCCACTAAAGCAGGTAAGTTCTTGAAGATTCAACAGAGGAAATGTAAATGATTTGGTCATTCGTGATGAAAGCTATTGATAGGGACATCTGAATTTTCCATGATGTTCTGaagaaatattcattatttctaaGATAGTAGATTCTGATCATTATGTATATAATACGCCACTTTTACATTTCAactatattaatattatccaATTGTCTTGAACATCGattaatttctatattCCACTTTTAGGCCACCAACATTCTGCTGAGTCATGGGGTACAGGTAGAGCTGTTGCTCGTATTCCTCGTGTTTCTGCTTCTGGTACTAGCAGATCAGGTAAGTTAATGGTAAAACTCATGTTAATAAATGGCTTGCTCAGTTGATTGGTTAATCTATTTAACTGGGATTAAATAGTATTATTTTCCAAGTGGTGccattctttttttatgGATATAAAGAGAATAACCGGGATGAGAAAATTTGATGATCAATAAATATGGAGAGCTTTTTGGTAGACAAATGATGTTAATAAGTCGTGCACCACACTGAATATTTTATGTGGATAAAACGATTCTTTGCTGCCTGTTTTAGAGAAAAAGGAGAAATCTTTTGTATCTATAACAGGTAGTCTGACTAACCAATAACTTTCCAGTGATGGTGGATCGTCAATGAAACTAGCAGTGTTCATTTTAACATGAGATATCACTTGATTCTAAAtcaactttattttttcaacttTTCAATTATAGGCCAGGGTGCTTTCGGTAACATGTGTCGTGGTGGTCATATGTTCAGTCCAAACAAGACTTACAGAAGATTCCACAGAAAGATCAATACCACTGAAAAGAGACATGCAGTTGCAGCAGCCATTGCAGCTACCGGTTGCCCATCTTTGGTAATGGCTCGTGGACATCGTATCAATAATGTACCAGAATTACCTTTGGTTATATCCAATGAAATCCAAAACATCAACAAGACTAGTACTGCTGTTGAATTCTTCAAGAATTTCGGTAAGTTTTGAGATTGTATTTGGCCAAAAGATATTTAAGATGATGAGGTACTATGACAAGCAAGTTTTGTATCTCTtgctttttattatatgaaTGGGAATTTGGTAGTGGTCTGTATTTGATGGATTCCTGTTTCTATATTTGCATTTTTTGGGATGATTTTGGAAGTTACCCAGCTCATACTGAAATATGTAACTGTTGAGAATGCTtcctttattttatatCTGAAATTATGCAGGTAAATTTCTCTGCCTTCTTAACTCGTAAGAAAGTGAGAAATAGAAACATtcatatatatttgttaCTTTATCATCTTTATGATCATGATCATTCCATTTGTCAATAATATTGgccaaatatatttattatataacCATTAGTAACAATTTTTAActtaatatctttttaattcaataggTCTCGAAGAAGAAATGAAGCGTATTGAATCTTCAATAGCTATTAGATGTGGTAAGGGTAAGATGAGGAATAGAAGAAGAGTCTGCGCTGTAGGACCATTAGTTGTTTATGCTGAAGATAATGGTATTGTTAAGGCCATGAGAAATATCAAGGGTGTCGATACATGCTCTGTTGAACGTCTTAATCTCTTGAGACTTGCTCCAGGAGGTACATTTGGTCGTCTTACAATCTTCACAAAGGGTGCCATTAAGAGACTCCAAGAGATCTATGGTAGCTATACTCATGGCTCATCTTCAAAGGTTGGATACACATTGCCACGTCCAGCAATGACTAACGCTGATATTACCCGTATCATCAACTCCACTGAAGTTCAATCTGTATTAAGACCATTACGTGGATTCAGATGCATGGGTAGTATGGGTAGATCCAAGACTAAGAAGAATAACTTGACAAATCTCACAAAGAGAGCATGCTTGAACCCAGCATACACCAGCCTCAGAAAGAGCGCAAGATTAGCCCAAATCCCAGGTACTAGACTCCATGCAATTAAACAACGCCAAAAGGCAGCAAACCGTGCACTCAAGAAGTCAATCAAACAGAAATCTGAGACAGCTCTTGCTGCTAAGGCCTTATCTGGTCATAACCAAAATTAAATCTGTCTTGAATATGTTTCTTTTTAGACCATAGTAATGGAGATGACGATTTTGAAGGGGTTACAACTCTTCGTTACACAAGtagattttctttttgtatTAGACTTTTGATAACTGATacttattaaatatttacgatttgttttatttgtattaatacTTTAGTAATAAGATGTATATCGTACTCAAGGAATAAAGACTTGGGATTACGGTCTAGTAATGATTATGatgataattataaaattaagattACTCTCAATCACCAAATTTACTTAAGTCATAAGGTTTATTCATGATATACTTTCAATTGTGATATTTACTCTAGGATTTGCCTTTATCAGTCTTTTTCCCAATTGTTCAGTTAATTCTGTTAATTCTTTGATATAGTTTTGtctgaaaatatattttaaagattAAGCTATAGTCATAAGTTAGAAATCAGATTACTCCAACTTACCTTTCTTCTTCGTATCTTTTCTTggatatatttttcaaaatattctttattttgagTAATCTTTGTTTACTCTCTAAAATTTGATCTTCTGTATTACTTAACTCTCTCTGTTTCTTAAGTAACTCAGAATTAAGCATTCTAGCTTTGTTAatcttttcattaatttcaatttgaatctcttgtattttatttgaattcaaatCTTGTTCTGATAacttttgttttattatctCAATTTCATCTATCAAACTATTTTTTGTTATCATCAACTCTCCATTTTCTCTTATATAAActgatatattaaaatgaCTATCATTTAGTTTATTATTGGCTTccataataatttcttcatcatcaaataCCTCATGAATATTGAAATCTCTTTTTGTTTCCCACAAGTACTTTATTACTCGAATTTTTTCATCTAGTCCAGATAACtgaatttttattgcaTTCATTGTTGACTGGAtcttattcaaatttgaatccTCAATTGTATTCTTTCCTTTTATACTGATTAATTGTTCATTTAacttttctattatttcaattttcttGCTTTCCTCACTTTTCAATTGCAATATTtgctttttattaattaatattttcttattcaATTGTTcaatctttatttttgtatCCTTTCCTGCTCGAATCAGCTTATCTCTCTCAGTTTCTAAACTTTTTAccatctttttcttttgttcGTTAATTTGAGCATACTCTGTTCTTACTGACAATATTGCAGTATTCTCCATTGACATCATTCCAAGTATACATCTTGTATTATCCTCCAGCTCTTTTAATGTATCCtctaaatttattatttctttcctTCTCATTTTTGAACAAGATTCTAATGCAACAGTATTTAACTgttttatcattaattcaTGTGATAACTCctcattcttttttattacatTACTTAAATTCCTATCACAATTTATCTTCATTCCCACCTTCTCTTTGAGCTCCTCTTCATTTGTAATCAACCTAGATGATAATTCAGCAATATCATCCTCAATAAGCTTCAATTGACTTTTATAATCCTCCTCTTTACTTGATAATCTACTCGTTTCATTCATATAGTCGGATAtcaaatctttaatttctttaaaatttttttttacttcaAAATATGTACTATTTTTCATCGTTTCTATTGATTTTCTTACTCCTACTATAATCTCTTTTTCCTTTTGATACTCATCTTGAATTATCGTAAATTTTGACCAAATCTAAAACATAAAAAATTagtaattaatttctatctttttttccttcCAAAATCAAAGTTTTCAACCCAAATTGGTTAAATACTTCAAGTACTATggttcattaaaaaaaagaacttACCTTTTTAAGATTTTCATTGTTGTTTAATACTCTTTCAAATCTATGATAAAGCTCTTTAGCCTCACTTGGAGTTACTTccttattatttatataattttggacatattttgaaatttttgaattcaacatcatttaattaatattcctgctaatattattacccatcaaaacaaatatattatagCTTTCTctaaaaaattgatttgattttatccaatgagaaatttaattaattcctAATTTTCCGTTCCTTGCTTTTCTATTTACAGCTTTCaacatttattttaataatttaatcaTAAAACTTGTCGAAAAATTGCAAAAATACTCAATTTTACtcaatttctattttttacTCTTTTTTTAGTACTTTGTCGCATCTGCATTATGGGCCGCATGCAATTTGCAACTAACCTTGCAATAATTTGCCCGGTATGCAACTGGCGTTGTCCACAtgcaaattattattactaataaCATCGGTATGTGCAAGTTTGCATGTAAACGAGcgcaaaaaaaaaaatattacgTAATGTAAAAATAtacaaaacaaaaatacACGTGTCAAAATATATGTTAAATAAAATGgtttataaaaaataaaaaatttacttaatatttgaagaaagtaTGAGAAATCAAATTATCGTATTTTATTGTAAGTAGTCAGAAAGATGCTTAAGTagtcaaatttttttcttaaaatgTGACTTTTTGATATTGTTGAGCTTAACTTTGAGCATCCAAGAAGGTACATCTGCGCCAGAAGACTTTATAACCTTTGCAATGGACTTAATTTTTGGAATGTCTCTTAAAGTAAAGAAGGTTATTGCATATCCAGTTCTTCCAGCACGGCCACAACGTCCCACTCtatgaatataattacTTGGAGAATGAGGGAAATCATAGTTAACTACGCAAGAAACGTTCTTAAAATCAACTCCTCTAGCCATTAAATCAGTGCAAATTAATATCCAAATCTTACCAGTCCTAAACCTCTGAATAATGTTATCTCTCTTTACTTTTGGCATATCAGAATGTATAGCTTCCACAATCAAGTTATCATACATAAGTTTCTTAAAGAGTCTTTGAGCATCATCCTTGCTGTTTGTGAATACAAGAGTAGGAAGCATTATTTTGCCTTGCTTAATAAGTTGTCTTAatgattcaatttttgCATCATCTTTTGTGACACAAACAAGCTCTTGAATGATGGTACTTGAAGCAGCTAATCTATGGCCAAGTGTTACTTTCACTGGAGATTTCATTATAGAATCTGctaaatttattacaatttGAGGTAATGTTGCAGAAAATGCTGCAATCTGAACCTTTCCACCctttggaatatttgaatgtGATAgtatttcatcaatttgAGGAGCAAAACCCATATCCAATAACTTATCAACTTCATCTAAAACAATCATTGAGCATCCTtgcaaattaattatattattacgACAAATATCTGCTAAACGATATGGAGTTGAAACCGCTATATCTAACCTCTTTGTGT
It includes:
- a CDS encoding 60S ribosomal protein-like; the protein is MTFARPIVSVFPSNDSTKATSSIPLPTVFVSPLRHDLVRYVFTNMSKNKRQAYGVSTKAGHQHSAESWGTGRAVARIPRVSASGTSRSGQGAFGNMCRGGHMFSPNKTYRRFHRKINTTEKRHAVAAAIAATGCPSLVMARGHRINNVPELPLVISNEIQNINKTSTAVEFFKNFGKGLEEEMKRIESSIAIRCGKGKMRNRRRVCAVGPLVVYAEDNGIVKAMRNIKGVDTCSVERLNLLRLAPGGTFGRLTIFTKGAIKRLQEIYGSYTHGSSSKVGYTLPRPAMTNADITRIINSTEVQSVLRPLRGFRCMGSMGRSKTKKNNLTNLTKRACLNPAYTSLRKSARLAQIPGTRLHAIKQRQKAANRALKKSIKQKSETALAAKALSGHNQN
- a CDS encoding 40S ribosomal protein S15; its protein translation is TSTREKKMADTEQKKRTFRTYSYRGVDLDKLLTMKLDEVVELLPARKRRKIARGCLNRRTAAFIAKLRKSKAECPMGEKPVAVRTHLRNMVILPEMVGSVAGVYNGKTYVTVEIKPEMIGMYLGEFSITYKPVRHGKPGVGSTSSSRFIPLK
- a CDS encoding Rok1p, eIF4A-1-family RNA SFII helicase (transcripts identified by EST), with protein sequence MDRSSFSILASGTSFTNGRKSRELWEKISYEKARLEEYGNSVENFEKEDKESKGETIINEEYIIDKRNSMNIAVDGDNKTMPLLTFKEIKECGNLPDWVLDNIMNILKYQKPTAIQSQVIPLLFSGVDLLVQSPTGSGKTLCYILPILGRLKNDKVYCANLILSPTRELAQQIVREIKIILDIHGKKYRCRYISGKIDKAQESNTKRLDIAVSTPYRLADICRNNIINLQGCSMIVLDEVDKLLDMGFAPQIDEILSHSNIPKGGKVQIAAFSATLPQIVINLADSIMKSPVKVTLGHRLAASSTIIQELVCVTKDDAKIESLRQLIKQGKIMLPTLVFTNSKDDAQRLFKKLMYDNLIVEAIHSDMPKVKRDNIIQRFRTGKIWILICTDLMARGVDFKNVSCVVNYDFPHSPSNYIHRVGRCGRAGRTGYAITFFTLRDIPKIKSIAKVIKSSGADVPSWMLKVKLNNIKKSHFKKKI